In a single window of the Nocardiopsis composta genome:
- a CDS encoding glutathionylspermidine synthase family protein: MIRSSGNPVRPGWPDIVERQGLGFHVSVHPEHLTRPYWDESVHYEFTMAEVLALEETVEELHRMCLAAVEHVVAEERYADFGIPEWAAPFIRGSWKRADPYLYGRFDLHYDGSGPARMLEYNADTPTCLVEAAVAQWHWMQDVHPGLDQWNSVHERLVDRWAEIGPRLGGGLVHFAWTNEDETGEEALTTAYIQETAAQAGLPVREVALEDIGWDQRRQAFVDLQEAPLGAAFKLYPWEWLVKDRFGPLVLQNLDRVPWVEPIWKMVLSNKALLAVLWELYPGHPNLLPAYLGDPGPLDSYIAKPLLGREGASMSIVTPGGELERRPGGYGAEGYVYQEFLALPEFEGQRPVLGTWVVGDGSAGLGIRETSNLITDDTSSFVPHVIRG, from the coding sequence TTGATCAGAAGCAGCGGGAACCCGGTCCGGCCCGGCTGGCCGGACATCGTCGAGCGGCAGGGCCTCGGCTTCCACGTCTCGGTCCACCCCGAGCACCTCACCCGGCCCTACTGGGACGAGTCGGTGCACTACGAGTTCACCATGGCCGAGGTGCTGGCCCTGGAGGAGACCGTCGAGGAGCTGCACCGGATGTGCCTGGCCGCGGTGGAGCACGTGGTGGCCGAGGAGCGCTACGCCGACTTCGGCATCCCGGAGTGGGCGGCCCCGTTCATCCGCGGCTCCTGGAAGCGCGCCGACCCCTACCTCTACGGCCGCTTCGACCTGCACTACGACGGCAGCGGCCCGGCGCGGATGCTGGAGTACAACGCCGACACCCCCACCTGCCTGGTGGAGGCGGCGGTCGCCCAGTGGCACTGGATGCAGGACGTCCACCCCGGCCTGGACCAGTGGAACTCGGTGCACGAGCGGCTGGTCGACCGGTGGGCCGAGATCGGCCCCCGGCTGGGCGGCGGCCTGGTCCACTTCGCCTGGACCAACGAGGACGAGACCGGCGAAGAGGCGCTGACCACCGCCTACATCCAGGAGACCGCGGCCCAGGCGGGCCTGCCGGTGCGCGAGGTCGCCCTGGAGGACATCGGCTGGGACCAGCGCCGCCAGGCCTTCGTCGACCTGCAGGAGGCGCCGCTGGGCGCGGCGTTCAAGCTGTACCCGTGGGAGTGGCTGGTCAAGGACCGGTTCGGCCCGCTGGTGCTGCAGAATCTCGACCGCGTCCCCTGGGTCGAGCCGATCTGGAAGATGGTGCTGTCCAACAAGGCGCTGCTGGCGGTGCTGTGGGAGCTCTACCCCGGGCACCCCAACCTGCTCCCCGCCTACCTCGGCGACCCCGGGCCGCTGGACTCCTACATCGCCAAGCCGCTGCTGGGCCGGGAGGGCGCCAGCATGAGCATCGTCACCCCCGGCGGCGAACTGGAGCGGCGCCCCGGCGGCTACGGCGCGGAGGGCTACGTCTACCAGGAGTTCCTGGCGCTCCCGGAGTTCGAGGGGCAGCGCCCGGTGCTGGGCACCTGGGTGGTCGGCGACGGCTCGGCCGGCCTCGGCATCCGGGAGACCTCCAACCTGATCACCGACGACACCTCCTCGTTCGTGCCGCACGTGATCCGCGGCTGA
- the coaA gene encoding type I pantothenate kinase, with product MSQATKNGFSSPYVELDRPAWAALRDATPLSLTEAELDVLRGIADPTSLDDVRDIYLPLSRLLNLYVKATRQRHGAVRAFLGEDDRPAPFVIGVAGSVAVGKSTTARLLRTLLAQWPDHPDVELVSTDNFLYPNRVLQERGIMNRKGFPESYDRRALVRFVSEMKAGAAQMDIPIYSHLAYDILPGSVQTVHRPDILIVEGINVLQPPLAGHLAVSDFFDFSIYVDAKVEHVRRWYLDRFLELRRTAFSDPRSYFHAMATTVEEERAKEFAMNTWRSINEVNLVENIQPTRARATLVLHKGEDHRVRRVRLRKT from the coding sequence GTGTCACAAGCGACGAAGAACGGCTTCTCATCGCCCTACGTTGAACTGGACCGCCCGGCCTGGGCGGCCCTGCGCGACGCGACCCCCCTCTCCCTGACCGAAGCCGAGCTCGACGTGCTGCGGGGCATCGCGGACCCGACGTCGCTGGACGACGTCCGCGACATCTACCTGCCGTTGTCCCGGCTGCTCAACCTGTACGTGAAGGCGACGCGGCAGCGGCACGGCGCGGTCCGCGCCTTCCTCGGCGAGGACGACCGCCCGGCCCCGTTCGTGATCGGCGTGGCCGGCAGCGTCGCCGTCGGCAAGTCCACCACCGCCCGCCTGCTGCGCACCCTGCTCGCCCAGTGGCCGGACCACCCCGACGTCGAGCTGGTCAGCACCGACAACTTCCTCTACCCCAACCGGGTGCTGCAGGAGCGCGGCATCATGAACCGGAAGGGGTTCCCGGAGAGCTACGACCGGCGCGCGCTGGTCCGGTTCGTCTCGGAGATGAAGGCCGGGGCGGCGCAGATGGACATCCCCATCTACTCCCACCTCGCCTACGACATCCTCCCGGGCAGCGTGCAGACCGTGCACCGGCCGGACATCCTCATCGTCGAGGGCATCAACGTGCTCCAGCCGCCGCTCGCCGGGCACCTGGCCGTCTCCGACTTCTTCGACTTCTCCATCTACGTCGACGCCAAGGTGGAGCACGTCCGCCGCTGGTACCTGGACCGGTTCCTGGAGCTGCGCCGCACCGCCTTCTCCGACCCGCGCTCCTACTTCCACGCCATGGCCACCACCGTCGAGGAGGAGCGGGCCAAGGAGTTCGCGATGAACACCTGGCGCAGCATCAACGAGGTCAACCTGGTGGAGAACATCCAGCCGACCCGGGCCCGCGCCACCCTGGTGCTGCACAAGGGCGAGGACCACCGGGTGCGCCGGGTGCGGCTGCGGAAGACCTGA